The nucleotide sequence ATGTGTTTTCCTATCTACTCGGTTTCCAGGTTGATTACCAAAGCTTACAAGCCCTATCTCGATAAAATGGGGTTGACTTATCCTCAATATCTGGTCATGTTGGTGCTTTGGGAGCAAGATCAAGTATCTGTAAATTATATATCAGAAAAGTTATTGCTCAATACCAACACTTTATCACCGCTGCTGCAACGTATCGAAAATCAAGGATGGATCGATCGCAATCGCTGTAAGGATGATGAGCGCAGCGTGATCATTTGCTTATCAGAAAAAGGAAAGGAGCTTAAGGAAACTGCTGCTAGTATCCCTAATGAGATGCTGGAATTGCTCATGACAGAGAACGTCACATTACCTGAAATCAAACATTTGAAGAATATCCTGGACAACTGGATGGATGCGCTTACCTCTAAAGAAGAACATAATAATAGAAAACAATAAAATGAATTTAATAGAAAATTTGAAGTGGCGTTATGCCGCCAAAGCCATGAATGGCGAGAAAGTATCTCAAGATAAAATTGACCGTATACTGGAAGCAGTACGCTTAGCACCAACGTCTAGCGGATTGCAACCTTTTGAGGTGATGGTAATTACCAATCAAGAAATCAAGGAAAAGATCAAGCCTGTCGCGTGGAATCAATCTACCGTGACCGACTGTTCTCATCTATTGGTTTTTGCCGCTTGGGACACTTACACTAAAGAACGAATCAATCACATGTTTGATTTGACCAATGAGATACGCGGTTTCAAAAATGAAGGTTGGGAAAACTACCGTCAACAATTGTTGAACTCATATCCACAAAAGGATGCTGAGGAGAATTTCAACCATGCAGCAAAACAAGCCTACATAGGTCTTGCACATGCTTTGATGGCAGCCGCAGAGGAGAAAGTGGATTCTGTACCTATGGAAGGTTTTGATGCAGATGCAGTGGACAAGATCCTAGGTTTGAGAGAAAAAGGATTGCGCAGTGCGGTTCTGCTTCCCATAGGCTATCGAGAAGCTTCAGAGGACTGGTTGTCTGATCTGGTCAAGGTGAGAAAACCTATGGAAGAAATGGTTACCGTCATTGATTAAATGAATTGAATTAGAAAATACCGCTATGATTTAAGCGGACTTAATTAGAAACTTAAAAACAACATTATGAAAGTATTATTTGTATTGACATCACATGATAAATTAGGAGACACAGGCAAAAAGACCGGTTTCTGGGTAGAAGAGTTTGCTGGACCGTATTACACATTAAAAGATAAGGGCGTTGAGATCACGCTTGCAACTCCTAAAGGAGGAAAAGCACCTATCGACCCTAGTAGTGATACTGAAGACGCTTCTACAGAATCTACCGAGCGTTTTCACAACGATAAGGAAGCACAGGAAAGAATCAACACCACTCACAAATTGAACGATGTAAACGCCTCAGATTACGATGCGGTGTTCTATCCAGGTGGTCATGGACCATTATGGGATCTTGCTAACGATGCGACTTCTATCAAATTGATCGAGACCTTTAACGAGCAGGAAAAGCCGGTAGCCTTTGTTTGTCACGCACCGGCAGCCTTGAAAAATGTGAAGGGAACTGATGGCAAACCTTTAGTAAAAGGCAAAAAAGTCACTGGATTCACCAATTCTGAAGAGAAAGCGGTGGAATTGGTAGATGTAGTTCCTTTTCTGGTAGAGGATATGTTGAAAGAAAATGGCGGTATCTATTCCAAAGGCGATGACTGGTCAGAATATGCATTGCAGGATGGTCATTTGATCACGGGTCAAAACCCAGCGTCCTCCAAGAAAGTGGCAGAGATGCTATACGCTTCAGTGAAGTAATTTTAAACCCATCTGAACAAAGCCCATACGATAACGTATGGGCTTTTTTATTGAAGTCAAGTTACAAAGTGAGATGTTGGAGATAATATCGCTCTAGCGCCTGCCTGCCGAATAGGCAGGAAAGCGATCTCATGTTCAAAATTCAAATATGGAATAATTCGGCGATGCTTTCCAGCAAACCAATCGCTGGTGAAGTGGCGAGGCATTCCTTGCAGTCGGCATAGGTAAAAAGACAATCGATCGTATCTGTGAGCATGTGAAACAACAAACCGATGCCTATAATGCGCAATGGGCCTTTAAAGAATAGTAGTACAACGTACAAG is from Nonlabens sp. YIK11 and encodes:
- a CDS encoding type 1 glutamine amidotransferase domain-containing protein, with amino-acid sequence MKVLFVLTSHDKLGDTGKKTGFWVEEFAGPYYTLKDKGVEITLATPKGGKAPIDPSSDTEDASTESTERFHNDKEAQERINTTHKLNDVNASDYDAVFYPGGHGPLWDLANDATSIKLIETFNEQEKPVAFVCHAPAALKNVKGTDGKPLVKGKKVTGFTNSEEKAVELVDVVPFLVEDMLKENGGIYSKGDDWSEYALQDGHLITGQNPASSKKVAEMLYASVK
- a CDS encoding NAD(P)H-dependent oxidoreductase, coding for MNLIENLKWRYAAKAMNGEKVSQDKIDRILEAVRLAPTSSGLQPFEVMVITNQEIKEKIKPVAWNQSTVTDCSHLLVFAAWDTYTKERINHMFDLTNEIRGFKNEGWENYRQQLLNSYPQKDAEENFNHAAKQAYIGLAHALMAAAEEKVDSVPMEGFDADAVDKILGLREKGLRSAVLLPIGYREASEDWLSDLVKVRKPMEEMVTVID
- a CDS encoding MarR family winged helix-turn-helix transcriptional regulator — its product is MIDQKPHTDALKLGNQMCFPIYSVSRLITKAYKPYLDKMGLTYPQYLVMLVLWEQDQVSVNYISEKLLLNTNTLSPLLQRIENQGWIDRNRCKDDERSVIICLSEKGKELKETAASIPNEMLELLMTENVTLPEIKHLKNILDNWMDALTSKEEHNNRKQ